A genome region from Stenotrophomonas bentonitica includes the following:
- a CDS encoding TonB-dependent receptor domain-containing protein → MAQRHRRRTSLSRCTLSVALLGALSAPAFASGDAAGDPKTLDQVVVTASGFEQKITDAPASISVVSREELSKRPYTSLVDALRDVEGIDVGMETTDKNGRATISMRGMPSEYTLVLIDGRRQSNVGQLYPNNFGGGQFAYLPPLDSIERIEVVRGPMSTLYGSDAMGGVINIITRRNQDSWHGSVTQGFTVQQDDQFGDARTTDVYLTGPLVKERLDVAVRGSYYDAKASNPEWEALTLPDGTLWERSIGFGGGGKAVANTNWNTGLRLSWSINDDHDLSLDYDVSRQKYDNSEGQTGTLDSLASLWRVGNATIPNPNGTGTITRRVVQPRVGYTAYQRYERDQLALSHQGRYAFGTWQTTLTQTKSNNLGRSLPLTLDERADLQTLWNDVCRRTGAANNCAAGRSNALTALNPAEMARLEAFLPRPMRTMELEGYVLDTMLDMSFDAHKLTLGGQYTDTDMIDGVFGMDGAGYRDNVKQKHRMWSVFAEDNWALTDALTATLGVRYDDHNIFGSHVSPRAYLVWNASDAWTFKGGVSTGYKTPRPDQLFPGVTGFGGQGVLPLVGSPNLQPETSTNYEIASYYEGERWGFNITGFLNKFDDKIASGGTFPNCEVAPAGSGYCVDVGPGWAALGYSTFSQSVNIDTAETRGVEAAAHVDLLESLQLRGNYTYTKSEQTSGVDKGKPVGGTTTPAKHMANASLNWQVSDAVSLSLIGEGRYDRCRDTLVTTVGGVSNSQVRYYEDYTIFHLGGSWNINQWLTVNARVNNLFDKDFVSQSCVLISDSEFNCVDDYATKDQRRSYWISLNAKF, encoded by the coding sequence ATGGCCCAGCGCCATCGTCGTCGCACGTCCCTGTCCCGCTGCACCCTCAGCGTCGCCCTGCTTGGCGCGCTCAGCGCACCCGCCTTCGCCAGTGGCGATGCCGCCGGCGACCCCAAGACCCTGGACCAGGTGGTGGTCACCGCCTCGGGCTTCGAGCAGAAGATCACCGACGCCCCGGCCAGCATCAGCGTGGTGAGCCGCGAGGAACTCAGCAAGCGTCCGTACACCAGCCTGGTGGACGCGCTGCGCGACGTGGAAGGCATCGACGTGGGCATGGAAACCACCGACAAGAACGGCCGCGCCACCATCTCCATGCGCGGCATGCCGTCCGAATACACGCTGGTGCTGATCGATGGCCGCCGCCAGAGCAACGTCGGCCAGCTGTACCCGAACAACTTCGGCGGTGGCCAGTTCGCCTACCTGCCGCCGCTGGATTCCATCGAACGCATTGAAGTGGTGCGCGGCCCGATGTCCACGCTGTATGGCTCCGACGCGATGGGCGGGGTGATCAACATCATCACCCGGCGCAACCAGGACAGCTGGCACGGCTCGGTCACCCAGGGCTTCACCGTGCAGCAGGACGACCAGTTCGGCGACGCGCGCACCACCGACGTGTACCTGACCGGCCCGCTGGTCAAGGAACGACTGGACGTGGCCGTGCGCGGCAGCTACTACGACGCCAAGGCCTCCAACCCGGAATGGGAGGCACTGACCCTGCCCGACGGCACCCTGTGGGAGCGCAGCATCGGCTTCGGCGGTGGCGGCAAGGCGGTGGCGAACACCAACTGGAACACCGGCCTGCGCCTGAGCTGGTCGATCAACGACGACCACGACCTGTCGCTGGACTACGACGTATCACGCCAGAAGTACGACAACAGCGAAGGCCAGACCGGTACCCTGGACAGCCTGGCCAGCCTGTGGCGCGTCGGCAATGCCACCATTCCGAACCCGAACGGCACTGGCACGATCACCCGCCGCGTGGTGCAGCCGCGCGTGGGCTACACCGCCTACCAGCGCTACGAGCGCGACCAGCTGGCACTGAGCCACCAGGGCCGATACGCGTTCGGCACCTGGCAGACCACGCTGACCCAGACCAAGAGCAACAACCTGGGCCGCTCGCTGCCGCTGACCCTGGACGAACGCGCCGACCTGCAGACGCTCTGGAACGACGTGTGCCGCCGCACCGGTGCGGCCAACAACTGCGCGGCCGGCCGCAGCAACGCGCTGACCGCACTGAACCCGGCCGAGATGGCACGGCTGGAAGCGTTCCTGCCGCGTCCGATGCGCACCATGGAGCTGGAAGGCTACGTGCTGGACACGATGCTGGACATGAGCTTCGACGCGCACAAGCTGACCCTGGGCGGCCAGTACACCGATACCGACATGATCGACGGCGTGTTCGGCATGGACGGCGCCGGCTACCGCGACAACGTCAAGCAGAAGCACCGCATGTGGTCGGTGTTCGCCGAGGACAACTGGGCGTTGACCGACGCGCTCACCGCCACCCTGGGCGTGCGCTATGACGACCACAACATCTTCGGCAGCCATGTCAGTCCGCGTGCGTACCTGGTGTGGAATGCCAGCGATGCGTGGACCTTCAAGGGCGGCGTGAGCACCGGGTACAAGACCCCGCGCCCGGACCAGCTGTTCCCCGGCGTGACCGGATTCGGTGGGCAGGGCGTACTGCCGCTGGTGGGGTCACCCAACCTGCAGCCGGAAACCAGCACCAACTACGAGATCGCCAGTTACTACGAAGGTGAGCGCTGGGGCTTCAACATCACCGGCTTCCTCAACAAGTTCGACGACAAGATCGCCAGCGGCGGCACCTTCCCGAACTGCGAAGTGGCCCCGGCAGGCAGCGGGTATTGCGTGGACGTGGGCCCGGGCTGGGCAGCGCTCGGCTACAGCACCTTCAGCCAGAGCGTGAACATCGACACCGCCGAAACACGTGGCGTGGAAGCGGCGGCGCACGTGGACCTGCTCGAGTCGCTGCAGCTGCGCGGCAACTACACGTATACGAAGTCCGAGCAGACCAGTGGTGTGGACAAGGGCAAGCCGGTCGGTGGCACCACCACCCCGGCCAAACACATGGCCAATGCCAGCCTCAACTGGCAGGTCAGCGACGCGGTGAGCCTGTCGCTGATCGGCGAAGGGCGGTATGACCGTTGCCGGGACACGCTGGTGACCACTGTCGGTGGCGTCAGCAATTCGCAGGTGCGCTACTACGAGGATTACACCATCTTCCACCTGGGCGGCAGCTGGAACATCAACCAGTGGCTGACCGTCAACGCGCGGGTCAACAACCTGTTCGACAAGGACTTCGTTTCGCAGTCCTGTGTGTTGATCAGCGACAGCGAGTTCAACTGCGTGGACGATTACGCCACCAAGGACCAGCGTCGGAGTTACTGGATCTCGTTGAACGCGAAGTTCTGA
- a CDS encoding Fe2+-dependent dioxygenase: protein MLLHVPDVLTADELAHLQRALAAADWADGRETVGVQGAQVKRNQQLPDASPLKAELGRIVLAALERHPLFFAAALPLRILPPRFNRYQGGGEYGFHVDGAVMITGSDGQRSHLRSDVSCTLFLNAPEDYDGGELVISDTYGEHDVKLPAGDLVLYPSSSLHKVNPVTRGARVASFFWVQSMVRDDSARRMLLEMDGAIEKLRITGAEPGAVLQLTGVYHNLLRRWSET from the coding sequence ATGCTGCTGCACGTCCCCGATGTCCTCACTGCCGACGAGCTGGCCCACCTGCAGCGCGCGCTGGCGGCGGCGGACTGGGCCGACGGCCGCGAGACGGTGGGCGTGCAGGGCGCGCAGGTGAAGCGCAACCAGCAGCTGCCCGACGCCTCGCCGCTGAAGGCCGAACTGGGGCGGATCGTGCTGGCGGCGCTGGAACGGCACCCGCTGTTCTTCGCCGCTGCACTGCCGCTGCGCATCCTGCCGCCCCGCTTCAACCGCTACCAGGGCGGCGGCGAGTACGGATTCCATGTGGATGGCGCGGTGATGATCACCGGCTCGGACGGCCAGCGCAGTCACCTGCGCTCGGACGTTTCGTGCACGTTGTTCCTCAACGCGCCGGAGGACTACGACGGCGGCGAACTGGTCATCAGCGACACCTACGGCGAGCATGACGTAAAGCTGCCTGCGGGCGACCTGGTGCTGTACCCGTCCAGCAGCCTGCACAAGGTGAACCCGGTGACCCGCGGTGCGCGGGTCGCCTCGTTCTTCTGGGTGCAGAGCATGGTGCGTGACGACAGTGCGCGGCGGATGCTGTTGGAAATGGACGGGGCGATCGAGAAGCTGCGGATCACCGGGGCCGAACCGGGCGCCGTGCTGCAGTTGACCGGGGTCTATCACAACCTGCTGCGACGCTGGAGCGAGACCTGA
- a CDS encoding catecholate siderophore receptor Fiu, which yields MIKSRKHSSPARSAASLATASLVTGLSLAVLPVAAQAQSNDPTAQTLDQVHVLATRGFKADKVASPKFTQPLQDTPQTIQVITRDLFTQQGATTLTDALRNSPGVGTFYVGENGNTNTGDSIFMRGFDTSSSIFVDGVRDVGSISRDVFNTEQVEVSKGPAGTDNGRSAPTGSINMVSKQANLHDAVSGTLSAGSDSQLRGTADWNQTLGASSALRLNAMWQDSDQPGRDHVNNSRWGIAPSLVFGLDSNTRYILNLLYVDQQNVPDGGVPTLGLPGWTPQPTLEQLAGHPVNPENFYGTRADHDDVTAKMATFRIEHDFNDGLQLTNTARWGRTDQDYLLTAFMGTGTRGANGAPTGNIRYTDRNNLDTYTIARSLPTFKDQQNTILTDQLNLRADFNTGAIAHNLSTGLEFTREELKTFGQAATNGTTWSAANLYNPDWNATGLTWAHNGANTRGETTTSSVYLFDTLHFTESFLVTAGLRADHYRTEYQSAAVCGGRGPACGSSPVGTVLANPSLEHSDTLLNWKIGAVYKVGDIVSLYGNYALSQQPPGGNNFQLSTSASSADNPSLDPQKAKTLEVGTKWAFLDDALAFNVALFKTEVSNEINTQVLDDAGNPTQTGKKSVQGIEVSTVGRITDNWSVSAGYSHLDTEVEEGANVAADGTRNLTYTPGATFTSWTSYTFPFGLTLGGGVRYAGQMHRGTDGAVGTPAFTKSYTVYDAVASYAINDHLVLRLNAYNLFDKQYVAAINKSGYRYTPGVPRSVLFSADFRF from the coding sequence ATGATCAAGAGCCGCAAGCACTCTTCCCCCGCCCGCAGCGCCGCCAGCCTGGCCACCGCCAGCCTGGTTACCGGCCTCAGCCTGGCCGTGTTGCCCGTGGCCGCGCAGGCCCAGTCCAATGACCCCACTGCGCAGACGCTGGACCAGGTGCACGTGCTGGCCACGCGCGGCTTCAAGGCCGACAAGGTCGCCTCGCCCAAGTTCACCCAGCCGCTGCAGGACACCCCGCAGACCATCCAGGTCATCACCCGCGACCTGTTCACCCAGCAGGGCGCGACCACGCTGACCGATGCGCTGCGCAACAGCCCGGGCGTGGGTACGTTCTACGTGGGCGAAAACGGCAACACCAACACCGGCGACAGCATCTTCATGCGTGGCTTCGACACCTCCAGCAGCATCTTCGTGGACGGTGTGCGCGACGTCGGTTCGATCTCGCGCGATGTGTTCAACACCGAACAGGTGGAAGTGTCCAAGGGTCCCGCCGGCACTGACAACGGCCGCTCGGCCCCGACCGGTTCGATCAACATGGTGAGCAAGCAGGCCAACCTGCATGACGCGGTCAGCGGCACCCTGTCCGCAGGCAGCGACAGCCAGCTCCGCGGTACCGCCGACTGGAACCAGACCCTGGGCGCCAGCAGTGCGCTGCGCCTCAACGCCATGTGGCAGGACAGCGACCAGCCAGGCCGCGACCACGTCAACAATTCGCGCTGGGGCATCGCGCCGTCGCTGGTGTTCGGGCTGGACAGCAACACCCGCTACATCCTCAACCTGCTGTACGTCGACCAGCAGAACGTGCCCGACGGCGGCGTGCCGACGCTCGGCCTGCCGGGCTGGACCCCGCAGCCGACCCTGGAACAGCTGGCCGGCCATCCGGTGAACCCGGAAAACTTCTACGGCACCCGCGCCGACCATGACGATGTCACCGCGAAGATGGCCACGTTCCGCATCGAGCACGACTTCAACGACGGCCTGCAGCTGACCAACACCGCGCGTTGGGGTCGTACCGACCAGGACTACCTGCTGACCGCGTTCATGGGCACCGGCACGCGCGGTGCCAATGGCGCTCCGACCGGCAACATCCGCTACACCGACCGCAACAACCTGGACACCTATACGATCGCGCGCAGCCTGCCGACCTTCAAGGACCAGCAGAACACCATCCTCACCGACCAGCTCAACCTGCGCGCGGACTTCAACACCGGTGCCATCGCGCACAACCTGAGCACCGGGCTGGAATTCACCCGCGAAGAGCTCAAGACCTTCGGGCAGGCCGCCACCAACGGCACCACCTGGTCGGCTGCCAACCTGTACAACCCGGACTGGAATGCCACCGGCCTGACCTGGGCGCACAACGGCGCCAACACCCGTGGCGAGACCACCACCTCGTCGGTATACCTGTTCGACACGCTGCACTTCACCGAGAGCTTCCTGGTCACTGCCGGCCTGCGCGCGGACCATTACAGGACCGAGTACCAGAGTGCCGCGGTGTGCGGCGGCCGCGGCCCGGCCTGCGGCAGCAGTCCGGTCGGCACGGTGCTCGCCAACCCGTCGCTGGAGCACAGCGACACCCTTCTGAACTGGAAGATTGGCGCGGTGTACAAGGTCGGTGACATCGTCAGCCTGTACGGCAACTACGCGTTGTCGCAGCAGCCCCCGGGCGGCAACAACTTCCAGCTGAGCACGTCTGCCAGCAGCGCCGACAACCCCAGCCTGGATCCGCAGAAGGCCAAGACACTGGAAGTGGGCACCAAGTGGGCATTCCTGGATGACGCGCTGGCCTTCAACGTGGCGCTGTTCAAGACCGAGGTCAGCAACGAGATCAACACCCAGGTGCTGGACGACGCCGGCAACCCGACCCAGACCGGCAAGAAGTCGGTGCAGGGCATCGAAGTCTCCACGGTCGGCCGCATCACCGACAACTGGTCGGTGTCGGCCGGCTACAGCCACCTGGACACCGAAGTCGAAGAAGGCGCCAATGTGGCCGCCGACGGCACCCGCAACCTGACCTACACGCCGGGCGCGACCTTCACCAGCTGGACCAGCTACACCTTCCCGTTCGGGCTGACCCTGGGCGGCGGCGTGCGCTATGCCGGCCAGATGCATCGCGGCACCGACGGTGCGGTGGGTACGCCGGCCTTCACCAAGTCCTACACGGTGTATGACGCGGTGGCCTCGTACGCGATCAACGACCACCTGGTGCTGCGTTTGAACGCCTACAACCTGTTCGACAAGCAGTATGTGGCCGCGATCAACAAGAGCGGCTACCGTTATACCCCGGGCGTTCCGCGCAGCGTGCTGTTCAGCGCCGACTTCCGCTTCTGA
- a CDS encoding non-heme iron oxygenase ferredoxin subunit gives MSEAWTFVCATAELLPGEMKSTFDEVTGTPIVVFNLDGELYALEDQCTHEEFELSSGTFDTTEGSIECVLHSARFDVRDGRALCAPAYSPVPKFPVKREHDAVWTRDDRD, from the coding sequence ATGAGCGAGGCCTGGACGTTCGTCTGCGCCACCGCAGAACTGCTGCCGGGCGAGATGAAGAGCACCTTCGACGAGGTCACCGGCACGCCGATCGTGGTGTTCAACCTGGACGGCGAGCTGTACGCGCTGGAAGACCAGTGCACGCACGAAGAGTTCGAGCTGTCCTCGGGCACCTTCGACACCACCGAGGGCAGCATCGAGTGCGTGCTGCACAGCGCGCGCTTCGACGTGCGTGACGGCCGCGCCCTGTGCGCACCGGCCTACAGCCCGGTGCCGAAGTTCCCGGTGAAGCGGGAGCACGACGCGGTCTGGACCCGCGACGACCGCGACTGA
- a CDS encoding GNAT family N-acetyltransferase: MSTLTFRAATLADIPALITLVISAYRGDASRAGWTTEADMLDGARIDATGLQADIERPRSTVLLAERDGQLLACAHVADEHGKGYFGMFSVDPAQQGGGIGKQVMDAAEAHAAREWAVPVMQMTVIDIRDELIAFYERRGYQRTGIKKPFPYGDERFGIPKRDDLRFEVLEKPLAAHA, translated from the coding sequence ATGAGCACCCTGACCTTCCGTGCGGCCACGCTGGCCGACATTCCCGCCCTGATCACCCTGGTCATCTCGGCCTACCGCGGCGACGCCAGCCGCGCCGGCTGGACCACCGAAGCAGACATGCTGGACGGCGCGCGCATCGACGCCACCGGCCTGCAGGCCGACATCGAGCGCCCGCGCAGCACCGTGCTGCTGGCCGAACGCGACGGCCAGCTGCTGGCCTGCGCCCACGTGGCAGACGAGCACGGCAAGGGCTACTTCGGCATGTTCTCGGTGGACCCGGCCCAGCAGGGCGGCGGCATCGGCAAGCAGGTAATGGATGCCGCCGAAGCGCATGCCGCACGCGAATGGGCGGTGCCGGTGATGCAGATGACGGTGATCGACATCCGCGACGAGCTTATCGCCTTCTACGAGCGCCGCGGCTACCAGCGCACCGGGATCAAGAAGCCCTTCCCCTACGGCGACGAGCGCTTCGGCATTCCCAAGCGCGACGACCTGCGCTTCGAAGTGCTGGAAAAGCCGCTGGCGGCACACGCATGA